The Coccidioides posadasii str. Silveira chromosome 2, complete sequence genomic interval AAAGACGATTACGGGATTATGGTCCTTGCTGACCGTCGTTTCCAGAAGAAACGGAACCAACTCCCGAAGTGGATCAGTCAGAATATTCTTGAGAGCGAAACAAACTTGAGCACGGACATGGCTGTGGCGACGGCTAAGAGTTTCTTGCGAACAATGGCTCAGCCGTTTAAGGCTAAAGACCAAGAAGGTATCTCCACCTGGAGTTTAGCTGATCTGGAGCGCCATCTAGAGAAGCAAAAGGGTGAAGCTGAGAAGAAATATCAGGAGGCTAACCAACGACATGCTGCGCTACCAGCTGCTAACGGTGCAAATAATAATGGAGATTTGGAAATGTACGACGATGGTATTGACGAAGACCTCATGATGCTGGACGCCGAATAATTGACGCAGTTTATATGGTTTTGGGACGCAGTTTCAAACATTCCACCGTTTCAAATAGTGATACCTCAGCGGAGTTTTACGGCGAATTTAGCGAGCATAGATGGGGAATATTTGGCAGCTGCAAAGCGACTTGAATAGAATGAATAATATTCAGGCAACTATTTAAAATATTTTTGATCTATCCAGTACTTTGACATTCATCATCCAAATGCCAACAAACTTTCAAACCATCCAACAAAAATTAGATGTAGATATAACTATGGGTTATCGCTTTATCCAACTGGCGCAAGAACGTCAAAAGACCCAGTACCAACAGTGTTCACTCTTCCCATGACAATCCTGCTACTAGGTGCAGCAAGATTGTCCCAGTCACGCTCTAGGACTGCATCCCTTAAGAATCGTACAGTAGTTTCGAAACTCATCTTCATAAACGGTGATGTACTGTCTTTCACAATGCCCATACGGTTGAATGGGCGGAATCCTCCACTCTGAGTCATCACGTCGCCAATGAGGTTCAGATGGCGGTTATCCACGGCAATGCTGTGGCTCTTGAAAACGGAGTCCATTTCGCGAACAATGCTTGCACGCGCTGCCTCAACACCATAGAGTGTAAGCATGTGGTGAATGGAATTACTGTACAGGGTGTGCATGTTGATAATGTGCTGATAATCGCGCATAGCGAGGAGATTGACACCGTCAGTAAGTATGTGGGCCGGTGTATCTCTTTCTTCGGGCACGTATGTGCAGCTGCCAAGGCCGGGGATGAATTGGATAACGGCTGCGCGAGTGGCGTTCTCTACAAGAGGCAGCAGAAGGAGCTTGGGCGTTGAGACGTCATACTGAAGTTGGATAATGCACGACGTGCCTTTCTTGGGATCGAATTTGAATCGAGTGACTTCAGCATGTTTGTCTCGGATCGATTCCTCGCGTTCCTTGTCCTCATCTTCCACATCAGAAGCGTCTTTCATCTCGACGTCTTCATCACCTGATGCCGGTCTCTTCTCCTTGTTTTCGCTGctctcatcttcatcttcggaGTCTAGCTCTGAGCTATCTTGGCGCCGAATGATGTCTTGGTCATCTTCATCAGGGGCTTCATATGAAACTTGGTTCGACCTGTTTTGCGACGATCTTGCTCTCTTCGCATCGTCttgatcttcatcttcatcatcgtcattGGCGGCCTCTCTTCCTTCAGTATTTCGTGGGCCTTCTTCGACGACTCCGACAGAAGCTCCAATTTCTGGCTGAGCAGCAGAGAAATCAGAGAGGGACTTCTCGCTTGTTCGTTTCTTGAGTTCCGCCCTTGTTAGCTTGACAAGTTTCGGAACGAATCGTTTTTCCAATGTTTCAAGCACATCTTGAACTTTGATAGCGTACTCTTGGGTATACTCTTCAGCAGGGAAGAAGTTAATATGGATATCATAAACTTTCGCTTTCACGTTACCCCGGTTGGATATCCGCTCATGGACCGAGAGTTTATCAACAACCTCGGCAAGAGTAAGTCTGCTAATGCCTTTGGCAAATAGCTCCCGATCTTTGGTGGAAACTTGCTCATAAAAATTGGCAGACATAGTCGGGGTTAGGATCTGAGTACTAGCCGTCATGACAATTTCCCTAAGTCGAGGAATACCAAGCGTGACGTTTTTCGCGGAGTGACCAGCCAAATGGAAAGTATTCAGCGTCATTTGAGTAGATGGCTCTCCAATAGACTGCCCGGCAACAATTCCAACGGCTTCTCCAGGATCCACCACCGAACGCATATATTTCATGTTCATGATATGTTCAAAGTCCTTTTTAGAGATGCCATCGATTCCTTGGCCCTTGTCTTTTAAAAGCTTGTCGGGATTCTTCTTCTCGTACTAAACGAAAATTAGGGTCAGCGAGCTCTCAGTAGCTAGGGATGGGTACGAGTTACCTCTTTAAGGGCAGTAGCAAAAGATTCAGATGTGCTTCCGAAATTAGCTCCTGGATGATAATGAGCCAGGACTGGGTCCTTAGCATCCACTTGCCCAGTCCTTTTAACCTTTTTGATGGCGCTCTTGTTCCACTTGGCAGCAACTTCGCTATGGACTTTGTTGAACTCGTCCATGCCATTAACTTGTGAAAGGATGGACAAATAGTTCTGAGCTAAGAAACTGAAATCTTGAAGATGCTTTTGCTTCGTGATATCCAAACCGTCTTCTCCGTAAAGGAATTGCACAAGAGTTCCGTCCGTAGTATCCCGCACTGAGTTATCGTACTCTGCTTTCAAACCTTCCATTCCCTTGATCAAACAGCGCTGGAGGTACCCGGATCTAGAGGTCTTAACCGCAGTGTCGATAAGTCCTTCTCGTCCGGCCATGGCGTGGAAATAATACTCTTGAGGCTTGATTCCAGTAAGGAAACGACCAGAGACATAACCACCGGCCACAAGCTTGGTTTCAAACGGTTTGAAGGATGGCAAGGTCTTCCCACTAATCATAACTGGCACTCTACGGCCTTCCAGCACCTGTTGACCCAAATTGCAGGAAATCAAGTTTGCATTAACCACTGAACCTTTAGCACCAGACACCGTCATGGCTTGCATTTGATTCCATGGGAAAGGCTTTTCAAGGCCAGAAGGCAAGCAAGCAGCCGTGATATCGGATGAAAGTCCAGCTGTTCTGGAGTTGAACATGCTATCCAAGCCAGCTTGCTTTTCATCGTCCCGAAGTACATCTTCCAGTCGCCTTTGCAACTCGGTCTCTTTATCCTCAACGGGGCTCTCGTCGAGGGTAACATACTGGAGGGCAACCTCGTGGCCAAGATTGTCACCCCTCTTCAGTTGCTTTTTACGCTCTTCATCGCCCTTCTTGGTCAGCCGAAGATCATCCATGCCACAAGTAAAGGCGCGCATTTGCAAGAACCTAGTAAGCAGTCGTCCCAGAATACCGATGAGCTTCCCGGCAACAACATGCCCAAAAACCTCATGAACCGAGTGGATAAGACCACCGGCGCTAGGCCCAAGCTGGGCCTTGTCCAATATACCACACAGTAGCTCTCCGTCTTTGACGATAACTTTGCCTTCTTCAGAGCCTATCTCCCATCTGTCTCCTGGCGTGGAGGACTTGCCTATTAGATTCAAACCAGCTCGATTTTCGGGAGTAATATTTTTTAAAATGGTAGAGATAATCTGCTTCCCGGTCCATCTTGGTTTAGGCTTAAGAATGGTAGGTGGCATAAGTTCAATCTTCTCGCTAACTGTGTGCGAGTTCTCTGGCCGCAGACAGCTATAAAGAAGCTGGTGGTAATCTTCCTCGTCAAAAAGACTGTCCCGAGATGTGAACCAAGTTCCCATGGAAATATGATCTTGGATTAGGCCACGGAGAGGCTTTCCGGAAGTTGCGACAAGATATTGATGGTCTGTATCAGCCAGTTGCATGGCCTCAGCTCGTGCAATCTCATTTTGAGGGAAATGCAAGTTCATTTCGTCACCGTCAAAGTCTGCATTATATGTGTTGCAATTGGCGTAGTGCATTCGAATTGTCCTTTCTCCAGTTAATACTCTAGCACGATGTCCCATTATGGATGGTTTATGCAGTGTTGGCTGTCGGTTCATCAGCACTATATCTCCAGTTGTTAGGTGTCGATAGACTTTCTTATTCCTCGATCGTTTCAATTTCCAATTTGATGGAGATAGAAGCATATTTGCAATTGCAATACGTTCATCGACAGACTTGAATTTCAAATTGACAACCTGTCCGAGTTCATTTTCGACAGCTGCAGCACCAGGATAGATATCTGGACCATTGATCACCGCTTGCTTGAGCTCCCAGTAATTGTGATTCGTCACCGGCTCTGGATAGGTAAGCTTTTTGGCAAAGACAAGAGGAATTCCAATTTCGTTCGTTTCGATATTTGGATCGGGGGATATGACGCTTCGGGCTGCAAAGTTGACACGTTTTCCCATCATGTTCTTTCTGAACAGGCCGTCCTTCTTTTCTAGCCTTTGCTTGATACCGTCCTCATTCTGAATACCTGCTGCTCCTTGCGCAGGATTTCTGTCACGGTCAATTAAACTATTGACAGCATCTTGCAACTGTACAATTGCGTGGAGGAGATCACGATAACTTCGAATCCGTGATATCGATTCACCATTGTCACCCTGCCTCTCTCGGCTGATTTGGTTGATTTGATCGCATAGTTTTAAAATTCGAGTGAAGGAAGTATTTTGCTGGGCTTCCATAATTTGACCAGGACCTTGCTGTGCGGCCGGGCGGTACTTGTTGGGGGGCACGAGTAGGTTTTTGATAAAAAACATATCGGCGTTCACATGAGACCGCCGCCCTGAGCCGGGCCTTGAATCATAGACCAAATCCAATATCTCCTGCTCTTTCTCAAATAAAAATCGCACAGATGCATAGACTTCCGATGATGGTATGTACTGCTGAGAATCGTCTAGTTGACCACCGGGTTCCGACGATCCCGTGTCCTCGACTGCTGCTAAAACTGCATTTCCCATTGACACTTGTTGCTCAGCGCCATGTGTCTCAGTGATAACACTGATATTGCCATCATCAATAATTCCATTGACACTGTCCTCGTTTTGTATCGTTTTGTGCTTTTTGGAGAGACGGTTGGCCTCCTCCATCAAAACGAGGGGGTTCGGAATCTGAAAGCCAGCGGCAACCATGGCAGCTTTGGCTTTTTGCGGCAAAGATTTACGGAAGATTTTTGAGTACCTATCTCTTCGATATGGAGGAGAAATGCTAAATAATTGTTAGTCCATGCTAAAGTGCGATGGGAGAAAGTTCAAAGCTCACCCACTACAAGAAGCGCATTTTTTGACATTTGCAACATCTTTTAGGAAGTCGCGCACTAAATTTCTCCTCATTTCTGCCGCTGCCGGATTTTTTGCCATTTTCATATAGTTCTGTCTCGTCTTATAAGACGCAAGACCGGAGATGCATTTTTGGACATAGGCATTCCGGCGATCAATAAGATCTTCTTCGTCCTCGTCCTCACTGCTGTCAGACTCGCCATCCCCTTTATTATGTTTGCCCTTTCGGAGCTCCATTGTCCCAATCGTCGAAGCCTCTTCCACCAAACCATACTGCAAAAGCCGCAATTTGCAAACGTATGTATTTATCTGGATCTTCGACATTCGGAATCGGTGGCAGTAAATGCACTGAGCTTTTAAGAGCCGAAAGAGCTGATCAAAAAATGTAACATTATAAACGTGAACCGGCAGCTCAATGTGGCCTGAGTGGCCAGCGCAAGACCATGCATTCAATCGACATGTTGTGCATCTATTCAATGCGAATTGTCAGTGAAATTGGATCTAAATTATCAAATAAAAGCTGGAATATATCGCATACATATGATCACCCCATGCACCAAGAGCCGGGTCATATAGACCTCCAGGGACGGGGTTATTGAACGAATCGAGAGTGGGCGTATTGTGTATGCGTTTCACTGATACCGATTTGATTTCGTTATCGGAAAGGACTTCGAAATCCACTCCACTGATTGTGGAAGATACGGGTCGAGTAAAGCTCGCCATTGCTTCTATGAATGGGATTAGCTCTCAATCGCGACCCTCTCTCCCCCGCTGCTAGTAGTGGTGAGCTTTTCGTCGCCAGCTCTCGCATTCTCTCGCGAGgaacttttttttctgccGCATATCTCCGCTCCAAAGCTCAAGCGCCAAGGTATTGATGACTCAGCATTGGCGTGCTGCGGCGCCAACAAAAGCTTCGTAGCGCGAACGAGATCGGCTGCGACACATCCTTGCTTAAGAGGAGCGAAGGATTCTGGTCCCTATCACGGTTTGATCATGGCGGACATATCAGCGAGCTCGTTGAAGCGGCCGCATCCCGGCGATGAAGAAAACAATACTAAACGAACTCGATCTCAGCAAGGGTCGCCGGCACCCCCCAGCAGCAATGGCGCACCTCCTAGAGTCGATATTCAGAAGGCTATCGCAGAGGCGAGGGCAAAAGCAGAAGCTGTTCGAGCTAGACTTCAAGCACAAACAGGAGCAAGTCTAGCTCCGATGTCCAtgtctccttctccttctcccgCGCCGCCTGCGGCGAGTGCGTCCCTCTCCA includes:
- a CDS encoding uncharacterized protein (BUSCO:14441at4751~EggNog:ENOG410PG11~COG:K~BUSCO:153at33183); this encodes MASFTRPVSSTISGVDFEVLSDNEIKSVSVKRIHNTPTLDSFNNPVPGGLYDPALGAWGDHICTTCRLNAWSCAGHSGHIELPVHVYNVTFFDQLFRLLKAQCIYCHRFRMSKIQINTYVCKLRLLQYGLVEEASTIGTMELRKGKHNKGDGESDSSEDEDEEDLIDRRNAYVQKCISGLASYKTRQNYMKMAKNPAAAEMRRNLVRDFLKDVANVKKCASCSGISPPYRRDRYSKIFRKSLPQKAKAAMVAAGFQIPNPLVLMEEANRLSKKHKTIQNEDSVNGIIDDGNISVITETHGAEQQVSMGNAVLAAVEDTGSSEPGGQLDDSQQYIPSSEVYASVRFLFEKEQEILDLVYDSRPGSGRRSHVNADMFFIKNLLVPPNKYRPAAQQGPGQIMEAQQNTSFTRILKLCDQINQISRERQGDNGESISRIRSYRDLLHAIVQLQDAVNSLIDRDRNPAQGAAGIQNEDGIKQRLEKKDGLFRKNMMGKRVNFAARSVISPDPNIETNEIGIPLVFAKKLTYPEPVTNHNYWELKQAVINGPDIYPGAAAVENELGQVVNLKFKSVDERIAIANMLLSPSNWKLKRSRNKKVYRHLTTGDIVLMNRQPTLHKPSIMGHRARVLTGERTIRMHYANCNTYNADFDGDEMNLHFPQNEIARAEAMQLADTDHQYLVATSGKPLRGLIQDHISMGTWFTSRDSLFDEEDYHQLLYSCLRPENSHTVSEKIELMPPTILKPKPRWTGKQIISTILKNITPENRAGLNLIGKSSTPGDRWEIGSEEGKVIVKDGELLCGILDKAQLGPSAGGLIHSVHEVFGHVVAGKLIGILGRLLTRFLQMRAFTCGMDDLRLTKKGDEERKKQLKRGDNLGHEVALQYVTLDESPVEDKETELQRRLEDVLRDDEKQAGLDSMFNSRTAGLSSDITAACLPSGLEKPFPWNQMQAMTVSGAKGSVVNANLISCNLGQQVLEGRRVPVMISGKTLPSFKPFETKLVAGGYVSGRFLTGIKPQEYYFHAMAGREGLIDTAVKTSRSGYLQRCLIKGMEGLKAEYDNSVRDTTDGTLVQFLYGEDGLDITKQKHLQDFSFLAQNYLSILSQVNGMDEFNKVHSEVAAKWNKSAIKKVKRTGQVDAKDPVLAHYHPGANFGSTSESFATALKEYEKKNPDKLLKDKGQGIDGISKKDFEHIMNMKYMRSVVDPGEAVGIVAGQSIGEPSTQMTLNTFHLAGHSAKNVTLGIPRLREIVMTASTQILTPTMSANFYEQVSTKDRELFAKGISRLTLAEVVDKLSVHERISNRGNVKAKVYDIHINFFPAEEYTQEYAIKVQDVLETLEKRFVPKLVKLTRAELKKRTSEKSLSDFSAAQPEIGASVGVVEEGPRNTEGREAANDDDEDEDQDDAKRARSSQNRSNQVSYEAPDEDDQDIIRRQDSSELDSEDEDESSENKEKRPASGDEDVEMKDASDVEDEDKEREESIRDKHAEVTRFKFDPKKGTSCIIQLQYDVSTPKLLLLPLVENATRAAVIQFIPGLGSCTYVPEERDTPAHILTDGVNLLAMRDYQHIINMHTLYSNSIHHMLTLYGVEAARASIVREMDSVFKSHSIAVDNRHLNLIGDVMTQSGGFRPFNRMGIVKDSTSPFMKMSFETTVRFLRDAVLERDWDNLAAPSSRIVMGRVNTVGTGSFDVLAPVG